A genomic window from Engraulis encrasicolus isolate BLACKSEA-1 chromosome 14, IST_EnEncr_1.0, whole genome shotgun sequence includes:
- the hyal1 gene encoding hyaluronidase-1: MLPLLCLACLLGQLPACPAASVRTAAAGGPRRVLPSINELPFMTVWNAPTALCESRFGVDLDLTVFDIVANHDQVFMGDNITIFYERQLGLYPHYTPLGASVNGGCPQNASLDDHLWKVDSDLRALMPEREFRGLAVVDWESWRPLWERNWDSKSVYWEASRVMVKERHPDWPPERVEWEARDLFECAAKAFMEDTLKLVTRERPGGLWGFYGFPCCYNYQYKDLTKNYTGECPTAELKRNEDLLWLWNVSRALYPDIYLDLSLRGRDKELTLYARHRIQEAFRVQKLATTPILPLVVPYARIAYTYSLEFLSEEDLIHTVGESAALGSAGVVLWGDATYSESKVSCDTVRSYVDETLGRYIVNVTTATDMCSRTLCHGNGRCQRKDPMSGAYLHLDPTVWSILPRAQHGGKMHAQGPAFKAQRKPGVTQDNLKSQLSPFKCQCHPGWMGVHCNVRILPTAGY, translated from the exons ATGCTGCCCCTACTCTGCCTGGCCTGTTTGCTGGGCCAGCTCCCGGCCTGCCCGGCAGCGTCGGTCCGCACGGCAGCAGCGGGCGGCCCGCGCCGTGTCTTGCCCTCCATCAACGAGCTGCCCTTCATGACCGTGTGGAACGCGCCCACCGCGTTGTGCGAGAGCCGCTTCGGCGTGGACCTGGACCTCACGGTCTTTGACATTGTGGCCAACCACGACCAGGTCTTCATGGGCGACAACATCACCATCTTCTACGAGCGGCAGCTGGGCCTGTACCCGCACTACACGCCGCTCGGCGCCTCCGTCAATGGCGGCTGCCCGCAGAACGCCAGCCTGGACGACCATCTGTGGAAGGTGGACAGCGACCTGCGGGCGCTGATGCCCGAGCGCGAGTTCCGCGGCCTGGCCGTCGTCGACTGGGAGAGCTGGCGGCCGCTCTGGGAGCGCAACTGGGACAGCAAGAGCGTCTACTGGGAGGCCTCGCGCGTCATGGTCAAGGAGCGCCACCCCGACTGGCCGCCCGAGCGCGTGGAGTGGGAGGCCCGCGACCTCTTCGAGTGCGCCGCCAAGGCCTTCATGGAGGACACGCTCAAGCTGGTGACGCGCGAGCGCCCCGGGGGCCTCTGGGGCTTCTACGGCTTCCCCTGCTGCTACAACTACCAGTACAAGGACCTGACCAAGAACTACACCGGCGAGTGCCCCACCGCCGAGCTGAAGCGCAACGAGGATTTGCTGTGGCTGTGGAACGTCAGCAGGGCGCTCTACCCCGACATCTACCTGGACCTGAGTCTCAGGGGCAGAGACAAGGAGCTCACCCTGTACGCCAGGCACCGCATCCAGGAGGCCTTCCGGGTGCAGAAGCTGGCCACCACCCCCATCCTGCCTCTCGTGGTGCCCTACGCCCGCATCGCCTACACCTACTCTCTGGAGTTCCTGTCTGAG GAGGATCTGATTCACACCGTGGGGGAGAGCGCTGCTTTGGGCTCTGCAGGAGTGGTGTTGTGGGGAGATGCCACCTACTCTGAGTCGAAG GTGTCCTGTGACACGGTGAGGAGCTATGTGGACGAGACATTGGGCCGCTACATCGTAAATGTCACCACCGCCACCGACATGTGCAGCCGCACCCTCTGCCACGGCAACGGGCGCTGCCAGCGCAAAGACCCCATGTCTGGGGCCTACCTCCACCTGGACCCTACGGTCTGGAGCATCCTGCCCAGGGCCCAGCACGGCGGGAAGATGCACGCCCAAGGCCCAGCCTTCAAGGCCCAGAGGAAGCCTGGCGTCACGCAGGACAACCTCAAGTCTCAGCTCTCGCCCTTCAAGTGCCAGTGCCACCCTGGGTGGATGGGCGTGCACTGCAACGTCAGGATCCTACCCACCGCTGGATACTAA